One window of the Leptotrichia massiliensis genome contains the following:
- a CDS encoding phosphoribosylformylglycinamidine synthase yields MNYRIFVEKKEDFRVEAQNLFSDLKENIGIDGLVDVRVLNIYDVFNLGENDLEKLEKTVFSEINVDNVFRSFDEVFKEKDSENVYFSMEFLPGQYDQRADSAIQCINLLIDEDNNINVKSGKLIILYGKISPDELARIKKYYINEVEAREKDLNVLSENVEIENTDDVIVYEGFTEKTKEEIESLKNELELAMTVNDLLFIQEYFKNEEKRNPTETEIRVLDTYWSDHCRHTTFETIIDDIKIENETYKNIIEKAINEYLESREYVHADRISKKPMTLMDLATIFGKEQRKNGNLPDLEVSDEINACSIYIDVPIERIDENGKKNTVTEKWILQFKNETHNHPTEIEPFGGASTCIGGAIRDPLSGRTYVYQAVRISGSADPTEKIEDTMAGKLPQKVITQVAAHGFSSYGNQIGLATTHVNEIYDEGYKAKRMELGLVVGAAPAENIIREKPENGDIVILLGGRTGRDGIGGATGSSKEHTTESSEKSSAEVQKGNAIVERKIQRLFRNRNVTKLIKKCNDFGAGGVSVAIGELADGLEIDLNKVRVKYIGLNGTELAISESQERMAVVIEKQNLDKFIEFANEENLEAYQVAEINDSNRLVMKYNGKAIVDISRDFLNTNGAASNINITIENTPKLNLNREIEGNDFRSKFINNLKDLNVASQRGLVETFDATIGATTVLMPFGGKYQLTPAEVSVQKVSVINAETDVASMVGYGYNPYVAKQSTFHGGAYAVIESMAKVVAGGGNYKNIRFTFQEYFERLGQDSKKWGKPLSALLGALHIQKAFGLPSIGGKDSMSGTFNEISVPPTLVSFAVSVTDAENVISSEFKNAGNNVYLIATPNDENDLSKLDELKANFDFITENIRNKKIVSAMAVKNGGIAESIAKMTFGNKLGVDVTAQLDENDWFKVNYGAFVVETAENIEHKNAMLLGKVTDEAKISINGITFELDELIENWESKLEKIFPTRKEVAKEHEIAHCEGLKYEKLKKIEHENIISNISNTYAKPRVFIPVFPGTNSEYDLERAFNREGGFAKIGVFNNLSHNNILNSIDNFVKEINNSQILMLPGGFSAGDEPDGSAKFMVAVLKNKKIKEAVENLLKRDGLILGICNGFQALIKSGLLPYGEIRELNETSPTLTFNAIDKHMSKIVQTKIITNNSPWLSDMNEGDIHSVAISHGEGRVIITEEQYKKLFENNQIATKYVGLDGNSTMDSQFNPNGSYYAIEGMLAHNGRIFGKMGHSERKGKNVYKNIYGNKEQNIFRNGIRFFK; encoded by the coding sequence ATGAATTATAGAATCTTTGTGGAAAAAAAAGAAGATTTTAGAGTGGAAGCACAGAATTTGTTTAGTGACTTGAAGGAGAACATCGGGATAGATGGGCTTGTTGATGTAAGAGTCTTGAATATTTATGATGTGTTTAACTTGGGTGAAAATGATTTGGAAAAATTGGAAAAAACTGTATTTTCAGAAATAAATGTTGACAATGTTTTTAGATCATTCGATGAAGTGTTTAAGGAAAAAGATTCAGAAAATGTGTATTTTTCAATGGAGTTTTTGCCGGGGCAATATGATCAGAGGGCGGATTCTGCAATTCAATGTATAAATTTATTGATTGACGAAGATAATAATATTAACGTAAAAAGCGGGAAATTGATAATTTTATACGGAAAAATTTCTCCTGATGAACTTGCGAGAATAAAAAAATATTATATAAATGAGGTTGAGGCAAGAGAAAAAGATTTAAATGTTCTAAGTGAAAATGTCGAAATTGAAAATACGGATGATGTTATTGTTTATGAAGGATTTACTGAAAAAACAAAAGAGGAAATTGAAAGTCTTAAAAATGAATTGGAACTGGCGATGACTGTGAACGACTTGTTGTTTATTCAGGAATATTTTAAAAATGAGGAAAAAAGAAATCCTACGGAAACTGAGATTCGTGTTCTTGATACTTACTGGAGTGATCACTGCCGACACACAACTTTTGAAACAATTATTGATGATATAAAAATTGAAAATGAAACTTACAAAAATATTATAGAAAAGGCTATTAATGAGTACTTGGAAAGCAGGGAGTACGTTCATGCTGACAGAATTTCTAAAAAGCCTATGACTCTTATGGATCTTGCTACAATTTTTGGAAAAGAGCAGAGAAAAAATGGGAACTTGCCAGATTTGGAAGTTTCGGATGAAATAAATGCGTGTTCGATCTATATTGATGTGCCAATTGAAAGAATTGATGAAAATGGGAAAAAGAATACAGTTACTGAAAAATGGATTTTGCAGTTTAAAAATGAAACTCATAATCATCCGACAGAAATTGAGCCGTTTGGAGGGGCTTCTACTTGTATTGGTGGAGCAATCCGTGATCCGTTATCTGGAAGAACTTATGTTTATCAGGCTGTGAGAATTAGCGGTTCTGCTGATCCGACTGAAAAAATTGAGGATACAATGGCTGGAAAATTGCCGCAAAAAGTTATTACGCAAGTAGCTGCGCACGGATTTTCTTCTTATGGAAATCAAATTGGGCTTGCGACAACTCACGTGAATGAAATTTACGATGAAGGATATAAGGCTAAAAGGATGGAACTGGGACTTGTCGTGGGAGCGGCACCTGCTGAAAATATTATTCGTGAAAAGCCTGAAAATGGGGATATTGTAATTTTACTTGGTGGAAGAACTGGAAGAGATGGAATTGGAGGAGCGACTGGATCGTCTAAGGAGCATACAACAGAATCTTCAGAAAAATCAAGTGCTGAAGTACAAAAAGGAAATGCGATTGTTGAAAGAAAAATTCAAAGACTTTTCAGAAACAGAAATGTTACAAAATTAATTAAGAAATGTAATGACTTTGGAGCTGGAGGAGTTTCAGTCGCAATCGGAGAGCTTGCTGACGGGCTTGAAATTGACTTGAATAAGGTAAGAGTGAAATATATCGGATTAAATGGTACAGAACTTGCTATTTCAGAATCGCAGGAGAGAATGGCGGTTGTTATTGAAAAACAAAACTTGGATAAATTTATAGAATTTGCAAACGAGGAAAATCTGGAAGCGTATCAAGTGGCTGAAATTAACGATTCAAATAGGCTTGTTATGAAATACAATGGAAAAGCAATTGTTGATATTTCAAGAGATTTCCTAAATACAAACGGAGCAGCCTCAAATATCAATATTACAATTGAAAATACGCCAAAACTAAACTTGAACAGAGAAATTGAAGGAAATGACTTTAGAAGCAAATTTATAAATAACCTGAAAGACTTGAATGTCGCTTCACAAAGAGGGTTGGTTGAAACTTTTGACGCAACAATCGGGGCAACTACTGTATTAATGCCGTTTGGTGGGAAATATCAGTTGACACCTGCGGAAGTTTCGGTACAGAAAGTGTCGGTAATTAATGCAGAAACTGATGTCGCTTCAATGGTTGGGTATGGATACAATCCTTATGTTGCAAAACAAAGCACATTCCACGGTGGTGCTTACGCTGTGATTGAGTCAATGGCAAAAGTTGTCGCTGGTGGAGGAAACTACAAAAACATCAGATTTACATTCCAGGAATATTTTGAAAGACTGGGGCAGGATTCCAAAAAATGGGGTAAACCATTATCAGCATTATTAGGAGCATTGCACATTCAAAAAGCCTTTGGGTTGCCGTCAATTGGTGGAAAGGACTCAATGAGCGGAACATTTAATGAAATTTCTGTACCGCCAACATTGGTATCATTTGCAGTAAGCGTTACAGATGCTGAAAATGTAATTTCTAGCGAATTTAAAAATGCTGGAAACAATGTGTACTTGATTGCAACGCCAAATGATGAAAATGATTTGTCAAAACTTGATGAATTAAAAGCAAACTTTGATTTTATAACTGAAAATATAAGGAATAAAAAAATTGTATCTGCTATGGCTGTGAAAAATGGTGGAATTGCAGAAAGCATTGCAAAAATGACATTTGGAAATAAGCTTGGTGTGGATGTTACGGCACAACTTGATGAAAATGACTGGTTTAAAGTAAATTACGGAGCATTTGTTGTGGAAACTGCTGAAAATATTGAGCATAAAAATGCGATGTTGCTTGGAAAAGTTACTGATGAAGCCAAAATTAGTATAAATGGAATAACTTTTGAATTAGATGAGTTAATTGAAAATTGGGAAAGCAAACTTGAAAAAATCTTCCCAACAAGAAAAGAAGTGGCAAAAGAGCATGAAATTGCACATTGTGAAGGCTTAAAATATGAAAAATTGAAAAAAATTGAACATGAAAATATAATTAGCAACATTTCAAATACTTATGCAAAACCGAGAGTATTTATCCCAGTATTTCCAGGAACAAATTCAGAATATGACTTGGAAAGAGCATTTAACCGTGAGGGAGGATTTGCTAAAATAGGAGTATTTAACAACTTGTCGCATAATAATATTTTAAATTCAATTGATAATTTTGTTAAAGAAATTAATAATTCACAGATTTTAATGCTCCCAGGAGGATTTAGTGCAGGAGATGAGCCAGACGGTTCTGCTAAATTCATGGTTGCTGTTCTAAAAAATAAAAAAATTAAAGAAGCTGTGGAAAATTTACTAAAGAGAGATGGACTAATCTTAGGAATTTGTAATGGTTTTCAAGCACTTATAAAATCAGGATTGCTTCCTTATGGAGAAATCCGTGAATTAAATGAAACTTCTCCAACATTGACTTTTAATGCGATTGATAAGCATATGTCAAAAATTGTACAGACAAAAATTATTACAAATAATTCGCCTTGGCTTTCTGATATGAATGAGGGAGATATTCACTCTGTCGCAATTTCTCACGGTGAAGGAAGAGTAATTATTACAGAAGAACAATATAAAAAATTATTTGAAAATAATCAAATTGCAACAAAGTACGTTGGTTTAGACGGAAATTCAACAATGGATTCGCAATTTAATCCAAATGGCTCATATTATGCAATTGAAGGAATGCTTGCTCACAATGGAAGAATTTTTGGGAAAATGGGACATTCTGAAAGAAAAGGCAAGAATGTTTACAAAAATATTTATGGGAATAAAGAGCAGAATATCTTTAGAAATGGAATAAGATTTTTTAAATAG